Proteins from one Pontibacter korlensis genomic window:
- a CDS encoding anhydro-N-acetylmuramic acid kinase: MDTSYHVIGLMSGTSLDGLDIAHCRFTYKSQNWVYEILNTTTLPYIDSLIDSLQGAETASALELVELDHAFGSFMGQQVHEFVQQHEIQPDFVASHGHTIFHQPDKHISLQLGHGAYIAANAQLPVICDFRTLDIALGGQGAPLVPIGDELLFSKYDYCINLGGIANVSYSQNGRRSAFDISACNMLLNTLANSIGKPYDKDGELARSGSLQPDLLSTLNQPAYFSAPAPKSLGKEWVLEHSLKSIEESNASVIDKLHTVCQHIAQQIQQALPPLHEGMHHVLLTGGGAFNTFLIEQIQKQLGSKFLVEVPEPEVVSFKEALIFAFLGVLRWRGEHNCLSSVTGASRNNVGGAIYLC; this comes from the coding sequence ATGGATACTTCTTATCATGTAATCGGGCTAATGTCTGGGACGTCGCTCGACGGTCTAGATATAGCACACTGTAGATTTACGTACAAATCTCAAAATTGGGTATATGAGATACTGAATACTACTACATTACCATATATCGATAGTCTGATTGACTCCCTCCAAGGTGCCGAGACGGCAAGTGCCCTTGAATTAGTGGAACTTGACCATGCTTTTGGCAGCTTCATGGGTCAACAGGTTCACGAGTTTGTACAACAACACGAAATACAACCTGATTTTGTTGCTTCTCATGGCCACACCATTTTTCACCAGCCAGACAAGCATATCTCGCTACAACTGGGTCATGGTGCTTACATAGCGGCCAATGCGCAGTTACCCGTTATCTGCGACTTCCGCACCCTGGATATAGCACTAGGTGGCCAGGGTGCTCCACTGGTACCTATCGGCGATGAGCTGCTCTTCAGTAAGTACGATTACTGTATCAATCTTGGAGGTATCGCCAATGTATCCTACTCACAGAACGGCAGGAGGTCAGCTTTTGATATAAGCGCCTGTAACATGCTGCTGAACACGCTGGCTAATAGTATAGGAAAACCTTATGATAAGGATGGAGAACTTGCCCGCTCAGGCTCCTTGCAGCCAGACTTACTGAGCACCCTTAATCAACCGGCTTACTTCTCGGCACCAGCTCCAAAGTCTCTTGGAAAGGAGTGGGTGCTGGAGCATAGCCTCAAGAGTATAGAGGAGAGCAATGCTTCTGTAATTGACAAACTACACACTGTTTGCCAGCACATAGCACAGCAGATACAACAGGCCCTGCCTCCACTACACGAAGGCATGCACCACGTCCTGTTAACTGGAGGAGGCGCTTTCAACACCTTCCTTATAGAACAGATACAAAAGCAGCTAGGCTCAAAATTTTTGGTAGAGGTACCAGAACCAGAAGTCGTGTCGTTTAAGGAGGCACTAATATTTGCCTTCTTGGGCGTACTACGCTGGCGTGGCGAACACAATTGCCTCAGCAGCGTAACCGGGGCAAGCCGGAACAACGTTGGCGGGGCTATCTATCTCTGCTAA
- a CDS encoding ArsR/SmtB family transcription factor: MKSLLSRVESKKIDKAAAMLKVLAHPKRLAIVDLLGKEDKMTVTEIYKQLDLPQAIASQHLITLKDKGVLSSFKVGTKIYYSLAIPKLIDVIDCLEECCIDI, translated from the coding sequence ATGAAAAGTTTGTTGTCAAGAGTTGAATCGAAGAAGATAGATAAGGCGGCGGCCATGCTGAAGGTATTGGCTCACCCCAAAAGATTGGCGATAGTGGATTTACTCGGGAAAGAAGATAAAATGACTGTTACTGAGATATATAAGCAGTTGGATCTACCCCAAGCCATTGCATCGCAGCACCTGATTACACTTAAAGATAAGGGAGTCCTCTCGTCTTTTAAAGTGGGAACAAAGATTTATTACTCACTGGCTATTCCAAAGCTAATTGATGTAATTGATTGTTTGGAAGAATGCTGCATTGATATATAA
- the hemA gene encoding glutamyl-tRNA reductase, which translates to MLQNFKAISLSYKKAPLDIRELIALDESSCRLFLQTLKGFIQASDILVLSTCNRTEVYYNSDDDYSAEIVKLLGITKGIENISRYFDYFTILNEHDDAVQHLFDVAMGLESQVVGDMQISNQVKVAYQWSADNETAGPFLHRLMHTIFFTNKRVVQETSFRDGAASTSYAAVELIEELTADIINPSILVVGLGEIGADVCRNLKDAGYKNVKITNRTQAKAQALAEECDMEVLPFENMVQGMKEADVIISSVARETPFFTKEMVKRLDILTYKFFIDLSVPRSVEPEIESIPGVLLYNIDTIQNKASEALQRRINSVPKVKEIVAESIEQFNDWSKETMVSPTIHRLKSALEAIRQEEMARYVKKMGPKEAKLVDNITKSMMQKIIKLPVLQLKAACKRGEAETLIDLLNDLFNLENQPVNADQKSE; encoded by the coding sequence ATGCTTCAGAATTTTAAAGCAATCAGCCTGTCGTATAAGAAAGCGCCGCTGGATATCAGGGAACTGATTGCCTTAGATGAATCTTCGTGCAGACTGTTTTTACAGACACTCAAAGGCTTTATACAGGCTTCTGACATATTAGTACTATCCACCTGCAACCGCACCGAAGTATACTACAACTCCGATGACGACTATAGTGCTGAGATAGTTAAGCTGCTCGGCATTACTAAAGGCATAGAGAATATCTCCCGTTATTTCGACTACTTCACCATTCTGAACGAACACGACGATGCTGTACAGCACCTATTCGACGTAGCAATGGGCTTGGAGTCGCAGGTGGTTGGTGACATGCAGATTTCAAACCAGGTGAAGGTGGCTTACCAGTGGAGTGCCGACAACGAAACTGCCGGTCCTTTCCTACACCGCCTGATGCACACGATCTTCTTCACGAACAAGCGTGTGGTACAGGAGACCTCTTTTCGCGACGGAGCAGCCTCTACCTCTTATGCAGCTGTTGAACTGATCGAGGAGCTAACTGCCGACATCATCAATCCAAGTATACTTGTAGTAGGTTTAGGAGAAATCGGTGCAGATGTTTGCCGCAACCTGAAAGATGCAGGTTATAAGAATGTGAAGATTACCAACCGTACACAGGCCAAGGCACAGGCATTAGCTGAGGAGTGTGATATGGAGGTACTTCCGTTTGAGAACATGGTGCAGGGTATGAAGGAGGCTGATGTTATAATTTCCTCTGTAGCCCGTGAAACGCCTTTCTTCACCAAAGAGATGGTGAAACGTCTGGACATCCTTACCTATAAGTTCTTTATTGACCTTTCTGTACCACGTAGCGTGGAGCCTGAAATAGAAAGTATACCAGGCGTGTTACTGTACAACATCGACACTATACAAAATAAAGCTTCAGAGGCTCTGCAGCGCCGCATTAATTCGGTACCGAAGGTAAAGGAGATTGTGGCAGAATCGATCGAACAGTTTAACGACTGGTCTAAGGAGACAATGGTATCGCCAACAATCCACCGCTTAAAGAGTGCATTAGAGGCAATCCGGCAGGAGGAGATGGCCCGTTATGTAAAGAAGATGGGACCAAAAGAAGCCAAGCTGGTCGATAACATTACAAAATCGATGATGCAGAAAATCATTAAGCTACCGGTACTTCAACTTAAGGCAGCCTGTAAACGCGGTGAGGCTGAAACACTGATTGACCTGCTGAATGACCTGTTTAACCTGGAAAATCAGCCAGTAAACGCTGACCAGAAATCTGAGTAA
- a CDS encoding sensor histidine kinase, which yields MIPIYSQKNRIKLIVVIIALIIGAATITYTNILVSKLSEREQELVQLYAKGLRYMINAPSDDNIVFIEEEILSSNTTVPVILTDENENILDSKNINIPENISNRPDKINSYLQGEIEKMKEQHEPIVVPWAEGSVNYVFYKDSELLSQLRYYPYVQLIVISCFALVAYFAFSYSRRAEQNRVWVGLAKETAHQLGTPLSSLMAWYEYIKSSPKFENEPILEELGKDVRRLEIITERFSNIGSVPTLRDENILQVTQNAINYLQNRISRKVAFTVESTFSPGITAKVNVSLFDWVIENICKNAVDAMEGRGSINIQLVLLGKSSVAVDITDTGKGIPKSKIDSVFLPGFTTKKRGWGLGLALAKRIIDNYHQGRLYVKWSEVGKGTTFRIVLNR from the coding sequence ATGATCCCCATCTACTCGCAAAAGAACAGGATAAAGCTTATTGTTGTTATCATTGCTCTTATAATTGGCGCCGCCACTATCACCTATACCAATATACTAGTCAGCAAGTTATCGGAGCGGGAGCAGGAGCTAGTTCAGCTTTATGCCAAAGGCCTACGCTACATGATTAACGCCCCCAGCGACGATAACATAGTTTTCATCGAGGAAGAGATCCTTTCTTCCAATACTACTGTGCCTGTTATACTAACAGATGAGAACGAAAATATTCTCGATTCTAAGAACATTAATATTCCAGAAAACATTTCGAACAGGCCAGATAAAATAAATTCCTACCTGCAGGGCGAAATAGAGAAGATGAAGGAGCAGCACGAGCCCATAGTGGTACCTTGGGCGGAGGGGTCTGTAAACTATGTTTTTTACAAAGATTCTGAGCTGCTTTCGCAGTTAAGGTACTACCCTTATGTGCAGCTTATTGTAATTTCATGTTTTGCATTGGTGGCGTATTTTGCTTTTAGCTATTCGCGCCGGGCTGAGCAGAACAGGGTATGGGTAGGTTTGGCAAAGGAGACGGCGCACCAGTTGGGTACTCCGCTTTCGTCGCTGATGGCGTGGTATGAGTACATCAAATCCAGTCCTAAGTTCGAGAACGAGCCGATACTGGAGGAGTTGGGTAAAGACGTGCGGCGCCTGGAGATCATCACAGAGCGTTTCTCCAACATCGGCTCAGTGCCTACCCTGCGCGATGAGAACATCCTGCAGGTAACGCAAAATGCTATCAACTACTTACAAAACCGCATTTCGCGTAAGGTGGCCTTTACAGTAGAGTCTACCTTCTCGCCAGGTATTACGGCAAAGGTTAACGTGTCGCTGTTCGATTGGGTAATCGAGAACATCTGTAAAAATGCTGTGGATGCGATGGAGGGCCGCGGAAGTATAAACATCCAGCTGGTGCTGCTGGGTAAGAGTAGCGTTGCAGTAGATATTACTGATACAGGTAAAGGTATCCCGAAGAGTAAAATAGACTCCGTATTTTTGCCCGGCTTCACCACCAAAAAACGTGGCTGGGGACTAGGGCTTGCCTTGGCAAAGCGCATCATCGACAACTATCACCAGGGCAGGCTCTATGTGAAGTGGTCTGAAGTTGGAAAGGGCACCACCTTTCGAATTGTGCTGAATAGGTAG
- a CDS encoding GNAT family N-acetyltransferase: MIEVIKYNAKYKLYWDAFVADSKNGTFMLQRGYMEYHADRFTDHSLLFYKKGKVIALLPANEVGQEVQSHGGLSYGGFVTDKRMKAALMLEVVQATKLYFQELNFERITYKAIPHIYHQLPAEEDLYALFRHGATLCRRDLNSVIDVGAGLGYSKTRRWEVKKAKRGNVQLQVSNDYESFMQLEQEVLQQKHNKVPVHTASEVRLLASLFPENIKLYTAAEAGELLAGVLMYETDTVAHCQYMAASVRGKELAGIDLLVDWLLTEVYSHKPHFSFGISTEQQGHYLNEGLVWNKESYGARTVVHDFYELRLTD, encoded by the coding sequence GTGATAGAGGTAATAAAGTATAACGCGAAGTATAAACTGTATTGGGATGCGTTTGTGGCGGATTCTAAGAATGGCACTTTTATGCTGCAGCGCGGTTACATGGAGTATCATGCTGACCGGTTCACGGACCACTCGCTGTTGTTTTATAAAAAGGGCAAAGTGATAGCACTGCTGCCTGCCAATGAAGTAGGGCAGGAGGTTCAAAGCCACGGTGGATTGAGTTATGGCGGCTTCGTTACAGATAAACGTATGAAAGCCGCGTTGATGCTAGAGGTGGTGCAGGCAACGAAGTTATACTTCCAGGAGCTGAATTTCGAAAGAATAACTTACAAAGCTATTCCGCATATCTATCACCAGTTACCTGCCGAAGAAGATCTGTATGCCCTGTTCCGGCACGGAGCTACACTTTGCCGTCGAGACCTTAACTCTGTGATTGATGTGGGTGCTGGACTTGGCTATAGCAAAACCCGTAGATGGGAGGTAAAGAAAGCCAAGAGAGGAAACGTGCAACTGCAGGTATCTAACGACTACGAAAGCTTTATGCAGCTAGAGCAGGAGGTGTTACAGCAAAAGCATAATAAGGTTCCTGTACACACGGCTAGCGAGGTGCGGCTGCTTGCTTCCCTGTTCCCCGAAAATATTAAGCTCTATACTGCTGCGGAGGCAGGTGAACTGCTGGCCGGAGTGCTGATGTATGAGACGGATACGGTTGCACATTGTCAGTATATGGCTGCTTCAGTTAGAGGAAAAGAACTAGCCGGTATTGATTTGCTGGTGGACTGGTTGTTAACGGAGGTGTACTCGCATAAGCCACACTTTAGCTTCGGCATCTCAACAGAGCAGCAAGGGCATTACCTAAATGAGGGCTTGGTTTGGAACAAAGAGAGCTACGGAGCCCGAACAGTAGTGCATGATTTTTACGAGCTAAGATTAACAGATTAA